In the Pithys albifrons albifrons isolate INPA30051 chromosome 31, PitAlb_v1, whole genome shotgun sequence genome, one interval contains:
- the LOC139684097 gene encoding olfactory receptor 14A16-like, translated as MSNSSSISHFLLLALADTRQLQLLHLWLFLGISLAALLGNGLIISAVASDHHLHTPMHFFLLNLSLTDLGCICTTVPKAMRNSLWDTRDISYMGCAAQIFLLLFFLGTEFSLLTIMCYDRYVAICKPLHYGTLLGSRACAHMAAAAWASACLYALLHTVNTFSLPLCHGNALGQFFCEIPQILKLSCSHSDLRELGLIVVSTFLLLGCFIFIVFSYVQIFRAVLRIPSEQGQRKAFSTCLPHLAVVSLFLTTVIFAYLKPPSISSPSLDLVVSVLYSVVPPTLNPLIYSLRNQELKDAVRKMINGCFSAAKTSLLCSVNGL; from the coding sequence atgtccaacagcagctccatcagccacttcctcctgcTGGCATTGGCAGACAcgaggcagctgcagctcctgcacttgtggctcttcctgggcatctccctggctgccctcctgggcaacggcctcatcatcagcgccgtagcctctgaccaccacctgcacacccccatgcacttcttcctgctcaacctgtccctcacagacctgggctgcatctgcaccactgtccccaaagccatgcgcaactccctctgggacaccagggacatctcctacatgggatgtgctgctcaaatctttctgcttctcttcttctTGGGAACAGAATTctctctcctcaccatcatgtgctacgaccgctatgttgccatctgcaaacccctgcactacgggaccctcctgggcagcagagcctgtgcccacatggcagcagctgcctgggccagtgccTGTCTctatgctctgctgcacacagtcaatacattttccctgcccctgtgccatggcaatgccctgggccagttcttctgtgaaatcccccagatcctcaagctctcctgctcacactctgacctcagggaacttggtCTCATTGTTGTTAGTACTTTTCTATTAttgggatgtttcattttcatagttttctcctatgtgcagatcttcagggctgtgctgaggatcccctctgagcagggacagcgCAAAGCCTTCTCCActtgcctccctcacctggctgtggtctccctgtttctcaccACTGTCATCTTTGCCTATTTGAAGCCTCCTTCTatctcttccccatccctggacctggtggtgtcagttctgtactccGTGGTGCCTCCAACACtcaaccccctcatctacagcctgaggaaccaggagctcaaggatgctgtgaggaaaatgatcaatggatgcttttcagctgccaaaacctccctgctttgctctgtcaaTGGCTTATAG
- the LOC139684096 gene encoding olfactory receptor 14A16-like: MSNSSSISHFLLLALADTRQLQLLHLWLFLGISLAALLGNGLIISAVASDHHLHTPMHFFLLNLSLTDLGSICTTIPKAMHNSLWDTRYISYMGCAAQLFFLVFFITTEYSLLTIMCYDRYVAICKPLHYGTLLGSRACAHMAAAAWATVFFYTLLHTANTFSLPLCHGNALGQFFCEIPQILKLSCSNSYLRELGLIVVSAFLFLGSFIFIVFSYVQIFRAVLRIPSEQGRHKAFSMCLPHLVVVSLFLTTVLFAYLKPLSVSYPSLDLVVSVLYSVVSPTLNPLIYSLRNQELKDALRKMMTGCFSAARDSLLCFANGS; encoded by the coding sequence atgtccaacagcagctccatcagccacttcctcctgcTGGCATTGGCAGACAcgaggcagctgcagctcctgcacttgtggctcttcctgggcatctccctggctgccctcctgggcaacggcctcatcatcagcgccgtagcctctgaccaccacctgcacacccccatgcacttcttcctgctcaacctgtccctcacagacctgggctccatctgcaccactatccccaaagccatgcacaattccctctgggacaccaggtacatctcctacatgggatgtgctgcacagctcttttttCTCGTCTTCTTCATCACAACAGAGTATTCCCttctcaccatcatgtgctacgaccgctacgttgccatctgcaaacccctgcactacgggaccctcctgggcagcagagcttgcgcccacatggcagcagctgcctgggccactgTGTTTTTCTAcactctgctgcacacagccaatacattttccttgcccctgtgccatggcaatgccctgggccagttcttctgtgaaatcccccagatcctcaagctctcctgctcaaactcctacctcagggaacttgggctcATTGTGGTTAGtgcttttctatttctgggaagcttcattttcattgttttctcctatgtgcagatcttcagggctgtgctgaggatcccctctgagcagggacggcacaaagccttttccatgtgcctccctcacctggttgtggtctccctgtttctcaccACTGTCTTATttgcctacctgaagcctcTTTCTGTCTCCTACCCATCCCTGGACCTGGTGGTGTCAGTTCTCTACTCAGTGGTATCTCCAACATTGAACCctctcatctacagcctgaggaaccaggagctcaaggatgctctgaggaaaatgatgactggatgcttttcagcagccaGAGactccttgctttgctttgccaatGGCTCATAG